A genomic region of Desulfosarcina ovata subsp. ovata contains the following coding sequences:
- a CDS encoding ABC transporter substrate-binding protein — MRMTRRDFNKTVGLSVAALACGLPGKVFAADKNELNILCWEGYNTDDVLGPFRKAHPKATVRAESGTSDPDMINKLRAGEVKVWDLINVNQPWARNQLMPEGLIKPLDKARFLPFFEKMSPEFKKPYPLAFADNGNLIGMPQRYGPFSFVVNTDKISRKTAEEQGWKLFLDPKMKGRYGILTYDNWNIIHMCLTGGLNPFKPLDAAGMETFKKTAIQIFGGSKMLSDDLVAMNTALINGEIDAYFTGGTYTASPARLDGLTNVLAITPQSGPVDGKGGVAWIELTSLVNNPTPSPLAEDFLEFVQKPEICKAVGFAEGTYNPVSQMGNPEVFKLWNAEELDAIQWGTLEEEMSRCLEYDVVASYDELIKIYSAAKRA; from the coding sequence ATGAGGATGACCCGACGCGATTTCAACAAAACAGTAGGACTGTCGGTGGCGGCGCTGGCCTGCGGCCTGCCCGGCAAGGTGTTTGCCGCAGACAAGAACGAGCTCAATATCCTGTGTTGGGAGGGGTACAATACGGACGATGTCCTGGGGCCTTTCCGCAAGGCGCATCCCAAGGCCACCGTGCGCGCGGAAAGCGGAACCTCGGATCCGGACATGATCAACAAGCTGCGCGCCGGAGAAGTCAAGGTATGGGACCTGATCAATGTGAACCAGCCCTGGGCGCGCAACCAGCTTATGCCCGAGGGGTTGATCAAGCCCCTCGACAAGGCGCGCTTCCTGCCCTTTTTCGAGAAGATGTCGCCTGAGTTCAAAAAGCCCTATCCACTGGCCTTTGCCGACAACGGCAATCTCATCGGCATGCCCCAGCGTTACGGGCCGTTCAGTTTTGTGGTCAACACCGACAAGATCAGCCGTAAGACGGCCGAAGAGCAGGGCTGGAAACTCTTTCTGGACCCCAAGATGAAGGGCCGTTACGGCATCCTGACCTATGACAACTGGAATATCATCCACATGTGTCTGACCGGCGGGCTGAACCCCTTCAAACCCCTGGATGCCGCTGGAATGGAGACCTTCAAGAAGACCGCCATCCAGATTTTCGGCGGCTCCAAGATGCTTTCCGACGATCTGGTGGCCATGAACACGGCCCTGATCAACGGCGAAATCGATGCCTATTTCACCGGTGGAACCTACACCGCCAGCCCGGCCCGCCTGGACGGCCTGACCAACGTCCTGGCGATCACCCCCCAATCGGGCCCCGTGGACGGCAAGGGCGGGGTGGCCTGGATCGAGCTGACCTCCCTGGTCAACAATCCCACGCCGTCTCCGCTGGCCGAGGATTTTCTCGAGTTCGTGCAGAAACCGGAAATCTGCAAGGCTGTCGGGTTCGCCGAAGGCACCTACAACCCGGTCAGTCAGATGGGCAACCCGGAGGTTTTCAAGCTCTGGAACGCCGAGGAACTCGACGCCATTCAGTGGGGTACGCTGGAAGAAGAGATGTCCCGCTGTCTGGAATACGACGTGGTCGCGTCCTATGACGAGCTGATCAAAATTTACTCTGCCGCCAAACGGGCCTAA
- a CDS encoding phosphotransferase enzyme family protein encodes MAETYNDRFIKAMQHGVEALLHEWELPASSGVSLLNISENATFVARDPAGERSIIARVHRPGYHTRQEIESELSWIDSLCKAGIVSTAAPLPLNSGGRIAEFSYNGESRLVVGFEFLPGSEPAPQNDLKSDFYALGAITARLHDHSQRWRVPAGFVRKTWDFDSMLGNRPLWGDWREALGLDDQGRRLLEETARHLEKELSAYGKEGHRFGLVHADLRLANLLVDGKTLSVIDFDDCGFSWFMYDFAAAISFIEEDPQIPELQDSWVAGYRSIKKLSTADEAAIPTFIMLRRLLLTAWIASHAETETAQALGPAYTRGTIRLATRYLDTHHHC; translated from the coding sequence ATGGCCGAAACGTACAATGACAGGTTTATCAAAGCGATGCAGCACGGCGTGGAAGCGTTGCTGCACGAATGGGAACTGCCCGCGAGCAGCGGTGTATCACTGCTGAACATATCGGAAAACGCCACTTTTGTGGCCCGGGATCCGGCGGGTGAGCGGTCGATCATCGCGCGGGTCCATCGCCCCGGCTACCACACCCGGCAGGAGATCGAATCGGAACTGAGCTGGATCGACAGCCTGTGCAAAGCAGGAATCGTGTCGACGGCCGCCCCCCTGCCCCTGAATTCCGGCGGCAGGATTGCCGAGTTCAGTTACAATGGTGAATCGCGCCTGGTGGTCGGCTTCGAATTTCTGCCGGGCAGCGAGCCAGCCCCGCAAAACGATCTCAAAAGCGATTTCTATGCCCTGGGGGCAATTACGGCGCGCCTTCACGACCACAGTCAGCGCTGGCGGGTTCCCGCTGGATTCGTCAGAAAAACCTGGGATTTTGACAGTATGCTGGGAAACCGGCCCCTGTGGGGAGACTGGCGGGAAGCGTTGGGCCTGGACGACCAGGGCCGCCGGCTGCTGGAGGAGACCGCTCGGCACCTGGAAAAGGAGCTGTCGGCCTATGGCAAGGAGGGGCACCGTTTCGGCCTGGTGCATGCGGATCTTCGCCTGGCCAACCTGCTGGTCGACGGCAAGACCCTCAGTGTGATCGATTTCGACGACTGCGGTTTCAGCTGGTTCATGTACGATTTTGCTGCGGCCATCAGCTTCATTGAAGAGGACCCCCAGATTCCCGAACTGCAGGACAGCTGGGTCGCCGGCTACCGTTCCATCAAAAAGCTTTCCACAGCGGACGAAGCCGCGATCCCGACCTTTATCATGCTCCGGCGCCTGCTGCTGACCGCCTGGATCGCCAGCCATGCGGAGACCGAAACCGCCCAGGCGCTGGGCCCGGCCTACACCCGCGGCACCATCCGGCTGGCAACAAGATACCTCGATACCCACCACCATTGCTAA
- a CDS encoding aspartate aminotransferase family protein: MPPAIRQILDMNAFDASRKSGPGNPLLERRLQNFGAASVLFYRSPIEMVRARGAWMVAENGKQYLDFYNNVPSVGHCHPRVVDAISDQVATLNIHTRYLTRVVDDYLDALKATLPGHLDNLLLSCTGSEANDLALRIASTWTGNRGFIVTETAYHGNTLATTDISPAALKKNPLPDHVVAIPPPSPLVFEDGVAQGFAAAMAKAVATLDRRGYGVAALICDSIFSSDGVFSDPAGFLADAVDVVRQAGGLYIADEVQPGFARTGECMWGFQRHAVRPDLVTMGKPMGNGFPMAGVAARAAHMNRFCEDVGYFNTFGGNPVAAAAGQAVLDIIREERLMENALNVGGQIVAGLNTLRASHPVITAVRGCGLFIGTDLCADGDPRRPDQSITTDVINGLKERGVLIGAAGKYGNTLKLRPPLCLTAGEANIFLNALEDTLGQTR, from the coding sequence ATGCCCCCTGCAATCAGACAAATACTGGACATGAACGCCTTTGATGCCAGCCGGAAGAGTGGCCCCGGCAATCCGCTGCTGGAACGCCGCCTGCAGAATTTCGGCGCGGCATCGGTTCTTTTTTACCGCTCCCCCATCGAAATGGTCCGCGCCCGCGGCGCCTGGATGGTCGCGGAGAACGGCAAGCAATATCTGGATTTCTACAACAACGTGCCTTCGGTGGGCCACTGTCACCCGCGGGTCGTGGATGCCATCAGCGACCAGGTGGCCACCCTGAACATCCATACCCGTTACCTCACCCGCGTGGTAGACGATTACCTCGACGCGCTCAAAGCCACCCTGCCCGGCCACCTGGACAACCTTCTGCTCTCGTGCACGGGCAGCGAGGCCAACGACCTGGCCCTGCGCATCGCCTCGACATGGACCGGCAACAGGGGGTTCATCGTCACCGAAACCGCCTACCACGGCAACACCCTGGCCACGACCGACATCTCACCGGCGGCCCTGAAAAAAAATCCGCTGCCCGATCATGTGGTGGCGATTCCGCCGCCCAGCCCGCTGGTTTTCGAGGACGGCGTCGCCCAGGGGTTTGCCGCCGCCATGGCCAAGGCTGTCGCCACGCTGGATCGACGCGGTTACGGCGTGGCGGCATTGATCTGCGATTCGATTTTCTCCAGCGACGGGGTATTCAGCGACCCGGCCGGATTTCTGGCCGATGCGGTCGACGTTGTCAGGCAGGCCGGCGGGCTCTACATTGCCGATGAGGTTCAGCCAGGGTTCGCCCGCACGGGAGAATGCATGTGGGGCTTCCAGCGCCACGCCGTGAGGCCGGACCTGGTGACCATGGGCAAGCCCATGGGAAACGGATTCCCCATGGCGGGTGTGGCCGCGCGCGCGGCACATATGAACCGGTTCTGCGAAGATGTGGGATATTTCAATACGTTTGGCGGCAATCCGGTTGCCGCCGCCGCCGGTCAGGCCGTGCTGGATATCATCCGGGAGGAACGGCTCATGGAAAACGCCCTCAATGTCGGCGGGCAGATCGTGGCCGGGCTGAATACGTTGCGCGCGTCCCACCCGGTGATCACTGCTGTCCGGGGCTGCGGCCTGTTTATCGGCACCGATCTGTGTGCGGATGGCGACCCCCGCCGGCCGGATCAGTCGATCACCACGGATGTGATCAACGGTCTCAAGGAACGCGGCGTGCTGATCGGTGCCGCGGGCAAGTACGGCAACACACTGAAGCTGCGGCCGCCCCTGTGTCTGACGGCCGGCGAGGCCAATATTTTTTTAAATGCCCTGGAGGATACCCTCGGTCAGACCCGATAA
- a CDS encoding VOC family protein, with translation MNYRFHHLHLLCGDLEATVDFFTRILGAALKGYQKFGTADGASLDLNGTIVNLRVAAEGETVNTDITGPVYGYHHMALGVDDTDAACRELTDRGVEFVVQPRNTDDGLRVAFFKGPDDVLIELVQEL, from the coding sequence ATGAACTACCGATTTCACCACCTTCACCTGTTGTGCGGCGATCTTGAAGCGACCGTCGATTTTTTTACCCGGATTTTGGGTGCCGCCCTGAAAGGATACCAGAAATTCGGTACGGCCGATGGTGCGTCCCTCGATCTGAACGGCACCATCGTCAATCTGCGGGTGGCCGCCGAAGGGGAAACCGTCAACACGGATATCACCGGCCCGGTTTACGGCTACCACCACATGGCCCTGGGGGTCGACGACACTGACGCCGCCTGCCGGGAGCTGACCGACAGGGGAGTCGAATTTGTCGTCCAGCCCCGCAATACGGATGACGGTCTGCGGGTGGCGTTTTTCAAGGGGCCGGACGATGTTCTCATCGAACTGGTCCAAGAACTTTGA
- a CDS encoding YCF48-related protein, with amino-acid sequence MSAPKVHVKQAVSGGRQKIAAGWVIGCCLVVFVAATVYALKQIPRPDPFKPASFKETFLFPYEENAFMRLPMVSGNLNDVVIVPGSGVIWAVGGGGLILVSRDKGKSWMRRPFPAGVEIAGPPEARKNAGLNLLGWGVRPASAADQPAYRQESKKSVRDIRQQVPVKTTPEKLPEKPQPQEPPENTPLRVPDLQTVFFVDDTCGWIAGEGGTILGTSDGGRTWQAQPSGTAAGLSDLHFTDRGHGWACGDNGTILSTTDGGQRWQEQDRVTRDQLFALHFADQEHGWACGDNGTILSTTNGGKIWREQSSGRYPRLSALDFTDAEHGWICGEYGLILLTTDGGRNWDEPASGTTTDLHALHFTDPKHGWAGGKEGVLLSTGDGGRTWQVQSSGTAAGLSALDFKDAEHGWACGSDGTFLSTADGGRTWRPQSSGTAAGLSALHFTDNEHGWAGGFDGTLLSTADGGRSWHPQPSGITADLSALTFMDAEHGWAGGSDGTLLSTTDGGRTWHPQSSGTDVWLSALTFTDAEHGWAGGFNGTLLSTTDGGQSWRAQSSGTDAWLSALYFTDGEHGWACGSGGTLLSTIDGGQTWQVLFSDARFYLRDLYFTDDEHGWACGSGGTILSTVDGGRTWQVQTSGTTAYLFALHFSDHERGWVSGENGTLLSTVDGGRTWRPQSSGTAADLRALDFTDGGHGHACGSGGTLLSTVNGSRTWTLPTYRRLPAPWYWSLCLVLIIVSLFVVQRRGWPEAAGETVADLLASDRPLAAGDPDPLDLGSIAAGMARFIANRNTDPPLTMAVTGEWGTGKSSLMNLLLHDLKMRRFHPVWFNAWHHQKGEQLLASLYAHIRRQAIPPLWHPGGILFRLRLLFRRGRRNRLAFASLAFLLFAAYPFLEGLVVSLIGTLGALVQALLAGNPDEIRHLFSLSDLIPDNPDNWIGALLASPAVAAAWRGIRAFGLSPQRLLTLGATEGGRKGGLDPGARAHFAQEFEDVAASLDLGAMVIFIDDLDRCTKENVVEILETINFLAASGRCFIILGMARQWVETCVALQFKELAEETNNGNDGSKDGFAHRRRFAQQYLEKLINIEVPVPVPSADATRALLTPKVTEPPSLLVRILTACGRTVKKQIPVLCLAVLATLAWYLWRIIPDGEPEQKPAETEDLLVLPAATGGGEVVLDDGRIRIPLDALGSPPGSQDGRALEIVLKGARQALEEGLPIGTLGRDDRKAELVLRHAPRKEAATPATLTEAEPDRPTPAPEEKPTGKAGFRPGATDESPTGLWLALLAGLGFVVIGGRYLVLRPRRFTKDSRTFRDALAIWHPWIVLLRRTPRTIKRFLNRLRYVAMRLRSEPENLSLWERIWRWAIHRRDDSAAEKRSEGVPEPVLVALGAVYHVNPEWVKDEAVLRDLFSETSQDLIDRLTHAFDLVADTDPAVLADTAAKLKAAFENYRKTFGHGVESLIRHRDAFLAVLAETGL; translated from the coding sequence TGTCAGCGGCGGACGCCAAAAGATCGCCGCCGGCTGGGTGATCGGCTGTTGTCTGGTCGTTTTTGTCGCCGCCACCGTCTACGCCCTGAAGCAAATTCCCCGGCCGGATCCCTTCAAACCGGCTTCATTCAAGGAGACGTTCCTTTTCCCTTACGAGGAAAACGCCTTCATGCGCCTGCCCATGGTATCCGGTAATTTGAATGATGTGGTTATCGTTCCCGGAAGCGGGGTGATCTGGGCGGTGGGGGGCGGCGGCCTGATCCTGGTCAGCCGGGACAAGGGGAAATCATGGATGCGGCGGCCATTTCCTGCCGGTGTTGAGATTGCCGGACCACCGGAGGCGAGAAAAAATGCCGGGCTGAATCTTTTGGGGTGGGGCGTCCGCCCTGCCAGCGCCGCCGACCAGCCGGCATACAGGCAGGAAAGTAAAAAAAGTGTCCGGGACATCCGGCAGCAGGTGCCGGTGAAGACAACCCCTGAGAAATTGCCGGAAAAACCGCAACCGCAGGAACCACCGGAAAACACGCCATTGCGGGTTCCCGACCTGCAAACGGTTTTCTTCGTGGATGACACCTGCGGCTGGATAGCGGGAGAAGGCGGTACGATCCTGGGCACGAGCGACGGCGGCCGCACCTGGCAAGCACAGCCCAGTGGCACCGCCGCCGGGTTGTCAGATCTCCATTTCACCGATCGCGGGCACGGTTGGGCCTGCGGGGACAACGGCACGATCCTGTCGACGACCGATGGGGGGCAGCGCTGGCAAGAGCAGGATCGCGTTACCCGGGACCAGCTGTTCGCCCTCCATTTTGCGGATCAGGAACACGGCTGGGCCTGTGGGGACAACGGCACGATCCTGTCGACGACCAATGGGGGAAAGATTTGGCGGGAACAATCCAGCGGTCGGTACCCGCGCCTGTCGGCCCTCGATTTCACGGACGCTGAGCACGGCTGGATCTGCGGCGAATACGGCCTGATCCTGTTGACGACGGACGGTGGCCGGAATTGGGACGAACCGGCCAGCGGCACCACCACCGACCTGCATGCCCTTCATTTTACGGATCCTAAACACGGCTGGGCCGGTGGTAAAGAGGGCGTGCTGCTGTCCACCGGCGATGGCGGCCGCACCTGGCAGGTTCAGTCCAGCGGCACCGCTGCCGGCCTGTCGGCCCTTGATTTTAAGGACGCTGAGCATGGCTGGGCCTGCGGGTCTGACGGCACGTTTCTGTCGACGGCCGATGGGGGCCGGACCTGGCGTCCCCAGTCCAGCGGCACCGCTGCCGGCCTGTCGGCCCTTCATTTCACGGACAACGAGCATGGCTGGGCCGGTGGTTTTGACGGCACGCTGCTGTCGACGGCCGATGGGGGCCGGTCCTGGCACCCGCAGCCCAGCGGCATCACGGCCGATCTGTCGGCCCTTACCTTCATGGACGCTGAGCATGGCTGGGCCGGCGGGTCTGACGGCACGCTGCTGTCGACGACCGATGGGGGCCGGACCTGGCATCCGCAGTCCAGCGGTACCGATGTGTGGCTGTCGGCCCTTACCTTCACCGACGCTGAGCATGGCTGGGCCGGCGGGTTTAACGGCACGCTCCTGTCGACGACCGATGGGGGGCAGAGCTGGCGTGCGCAGTCCAGCGGTACCGATGCGTGGCTCTCGGCCCTATATTTCACGGACGGCGAGCATGGCTGGGCCTGTGGGTCCGGCGGCACGCTTCTGTCGACGATCGATGGGGGCCAGACCTGGCAGGTGCTGTTCAGCGACGCCCGTTTCTATCTGCGCGATCTTTATTTCACGGACGACGAGCATGGCTGGGCCTGCGGGTCCGGCGGCACGATTCTGTCGACGGTCGACGGGGGCCGGACCTGGCAGGTGCAGACCAGTGGTACCACTGCCTACCTGTTTGCCCTTCATTTCAGCGACCATGAACGCGGCTGGGTCAGTGGTGAAAACGGCACGCTGCTGTCAACGGTCGATGGTGGGCGCACCTGGCGTCCACAGTCCAGCGGCACCGCCGCCGATCTGCGGGCGCTGGATTTCACGGATGGTGGGCATGGCCACGCCTGTGGGTCAGGGGGTACGCTCCTGTCGACCGTCAATGGGAGCCGGACCTGGACCCTGCCCACGTACCGCCGTCTGCCGGCTCCCTGGTACTGGAGCCTGTGTTTGGTTCTGATCATCGTCTCTCTGTTCGTGGTCCAGCGGCGTGGCTGGCCCGAGGCGGCCGGCGAGACCGTGGCCGATCTCCTGGCCTCGGACCGGCCCCTGGCGGCCGGAGACCCCGACCCGCTGGACCTGGGCAGTATCGCTGCCGGCATGGCGCGTTTCATCGCCAACCGCAACACCGACCCGCCCCTGACCATGGCCGTGACCGGCGAGTGGGGAACGGGCAAGTCATCGCTGATGAACCTGCTCTTGCATGACTTGAAAATGCGTCGTTTCCACCCGGTGTGGTTTAACGCCTGGCACCATCAGAAGGGCGAGCAGTTGCTGGCCTCCCTTTACGCCCATATCCGCCGTCAGGCGATCCCGCCCCTGTGGCATCCCGGCGGCATCCTTTTCCGGCTGCGCCTGCTGTTCCGGCGGGGGCGGCGCAACCGGCTGGCCTTTGCATCCCTGGCCTTCCTGCTGTTCGCCGCCTATCCGTTTCTGGAAGGTTTGGTGGTTTCCCTGATCGGCACCCTGGGGGCCCTGGTCCAGGCCCTGCTCGCCGGCAACCCGGACGAGATCCGGCATCTTTTCAGCCTTTCCGATCTGATCCCCGATAACCCCGACAACTGGATCGGCGCCCTGCTGGCCTCGCCGGCGGTGGCGGCAGCATGGCGGGGCATCCGTGCCTTCGGCCTTTCGCCCCAGCGGTTGCTGACCCTGGGGGCGACGGAAGGCGGCAGGAAGGGCGGGCTCGACCCCGGTGCGCGCGCCCATTTCGCCCAGGAGTTCGAGGATGTGGCCGCCAGCCTGGATCTGGGGGCGATGGTGATTTTCATCGACGATCTGGACCGCTGCACCAAGGAGAACGTGGTCGAAATTCTGGAAACGATCAATTTTCTGGCAGCGTCGGGACGCTGCTTCATCATTCTGGGTATGGCCCGGCAGTGGGTGGAGACCTGCGTGGCCCTGCAGTTCAAGGAACTGGCCGAGGAAACGAACAACGGGAACGATGGGAGCAAAGACGGCTTCGCCCACCGGCGGCGTTTCGCTCAACAGTACCTTGAAAAACTGATCAACATCGAGGTGCCCGTGCCGGTGCCGTCGGCCGATGCCACTCGTGCCCTGCTCACACCCAAGGTAACGGAACCGCCTTCGCTGCTGGTGAGAATACTGACCGCTTGCGGTCGAACGGTAAAAAAGCAAATCCCCGTCCTTTGCCTGGCGGTCCTGGCGACCCTGGCATGGTACCTGTGGCGAATCATTCCCGATGGTGAGCCAGAGCAGAAGCCGGCCGAAACAGAGGACCTGCTCGTTCTGCCGGCCGCCACCGGCGGCGGGGAAGTGGTCCTGGATGACGGCCGCATCCGGATTCCATTGGACGCGTTGGGTTCGCCACCGGGCAGCCAGGACGGGCGTGCTCTGGAGATTGTGCTCAAGGGGGCGCGGCAGGCACTCGAAGAGGGGCTCCCCATCGGCACGCTGGGCAGGGACGACCGCAAGGCCGAGCTGGTATTGCGCCATGCACCCCGGAAGGAGGCCGCGACGCCGGCAACCCTAACTGAAGCGGAGCCGGACCGCCCGACGCCGGCACCGGAAGAGAAACCCACCGGCAAGGCCGGTTTTCGTCCGGGGGCCACGGACGAGAGCCCGACCGGTCTTTGGCTGGCCCTGCTGGCCGGGCTGGGGTTCGTCGTCATCGGCGGACGCTACCTGGTCCTGCGGCCACGACGTTTCACCAAAGATTCCCGTACGTTTCGCGACGCCCTGGCCATCTGGCATCCCTGGATCGTCCTGTTGCGCCGTACGCCGCGAACCATCAAACGCTTCCTCAACCGGTTGCGCTACGTGGCCATGCGCCTGCGCAGTGAGCCGGAAAACCTCAGCCTGTGGGAGCGTATCTGGCGGTGGGCCATCCACCGGAGAGACGATTCCGCGGCGGAAAAACGGTCTGAAGGCGTGCCCGAACCGGTTCTGGTGGCCCTGGGCGCGGTCTACCACGTGAACCCGGAGTGGGTGAAGGACGAAGCGGTGCTCAGGGATCTTTTTTCAGAAACCAGCCAAGACCTGATCGACCGCTTAACCCACGCTTTTGACCTTGTTGCGGATACCGATCCTGCGGTTCTGGCCGATACCGCCGCCAAACTGAAAGCGGCCTTCGAGAATTACCGGAAGACCTTCGGCCACGGCGTTGAATCCCTGATCCGGCACCGCGACGCCTTCCTGGCGGTACTGGCGGAAACGGGTCTGTGA